Proteins encoded together in one Bombus vancouverensis nearcticus chromosome 14, iyBomVanc1_principal, whole genome shotgun sequence window:
- the nAChRbeta2 gene encoding nicotinic acetylcholine receptor beta2 isoform X2, which yields MRILTFSILLNALHIIFGAVGLKIYEANPDTKRLYDDLLSNYNRLIRPVKNNTETLTVKLGLKLSQLIEMNLKNQVMTTNVWVEQEWIDYKLRWDPEEYGGVEMLYVPSENIWLPDIVLYNNADGNYEVTLMTKATLKYTGEVSWKPPAIYKSSCEINVEYFPFDEQSCIMKFGSWTYNGAQVDLKHMKQESGSNLVAIGIDLSDFYLSVEWDILEVPASRNEEYYPCCTEPYSDITFNITMRRKTLFYTVNLIIPCVGITFLTVLVFYLPSDSGEKVSLCSSILLSLTVFFLLLAEIIPPTSLAIPLLGKYLLFTMILVTLSIWITVCVLNVHFRSPSTHNMSPWVRRVFLNWMPRLLMMRRTPYSTPEYDDTYMDSGYTNEIDFSVSDYPLELKGSPDGFESVTSQYKNIREDDARHIPHASVTDSENTMPRHLSPDVISALKGVRFIAQHIKNADKDNEVIEDWKFVAMILDRLFLWVFTLACTGGTLGIIFQAPSLYDTREPVDQQLSGIAFRNSMYPNANTISIPMQDV from the exons ATGCGAATATTGACGTTTAGTATTCTTCTTAATGCCCTTCACATTATATTCG GTGCTGTTGGGTTAAAAATTTACGAGGCAAACCCTGACACAAAAAGACTTTATGATGACTTGTTGTCGAATTATAATAGACTTATACGCCCTGTGAAGAACAACACCGAAACCTTAACAGTAAAGCTTGGTTTAAAGCTCTCGCAGCTAATTGagatg aatttaaaaaatcaggTGATGACCACCAACGTCTGGGTGGAACAG GAATGGATCGACTATAAACTACGATGGGATCCAGAAGAATACGGTGGCGTAGAAATGCTATACGTGCCTTCTGAAAATATTTGGCTACCAGATATTGTCCTATACAATAA TGCCGATGGCAATTACGAAGTAACGCTTATGACAAAGGCTACATTAAAGTATACCGGTGAAGTATCTTGGAAACCGCCTGCGATTTACAAATCATCCTGTGAGATTAACGTCGAATATTTCCCATTTGACGAACAATCGTGTATTATGAAATTCGGCTCATGGACGTACAATGGCGCTCAg GTGGATCTGAAACATATGAAACAAGAAAGTGGTAGCAATTTGGTTGCAATAGGAATAGATTTAAGCGACTTCTACTTATCAGTTGAATGGGACATTTTAGAAGTACCAGCATCCAGAAACGAAGAATATTATCCATGTTGCACAGAACCTTATTCTG atattacatttaatattaCGATGCGAAGAAAGACATTATTCTACACAGTCAACTTAATAATTCCTTGCGTGGGTATTACGTTCCTTACGGTACTTGTCTTTTATCTACCAAGTGATTCAGGTGAAAAA GTATCGTTGTGTTCTTCCATTCTCCTCTCGTTGACGGTGTTCTTTTTACTATTAGCCGAAATTATTCCACCAACGTCACTAGCTATACCACTTTTAGGAAAATATTTGCTATTTACCATGATTTTAGTCACTTTGTCGATATGGATTACCGTATGCGTTTTAAATGTTCATTTTCG GTCTCCATCTACGCACAACATGTCACCCTGGGTTAGACGAGTATTTTTAAATTGGATGCCGCGACTTTTAATGATGCGTCGGACACCGTATTCAACTCCAGAATATGATGATACGTACATGGATAGTGGATATACTAATGAAATAGATTTTAG TGTTAGTGATTACCCACTGGAATTGAAAGGAAGTCCAGATGGATTCGAAAGTGTCACCTCGCAGTATAAAAATATACGAGAAGACGATGCCCGGCATATACCGCATGCATcag TCACTGATAGTGAAAATACGATGCCACGACACTTGTCTCCCGATGTCATATCAGCTTTAAAGGGTGTGCGTTTTATTGCTCAACATATAAAAAATGCAGATAAGGATAATGAA GTTATAGAAGATTGGAAATTCGTAGCTATGATTTTAGATAGACTTTTTCTTTGGGTTTTTACATTGGCATGTACTGGTGGAACACTTGGCATAATATTTCAAGCACCAAGTTTATATGATACAAGAGAACCTGTGGACCAACAACTTTCTGGAATAGCGTTTCGCAATTCTATGTATCCAAATGCAAATACAATCTCTATCCCTATGCAAGACGTATAA
- the nAChRbeta2 gene encoding nicotinic acetylcholine receptor beta2 isoform X1, with the protein MRILTFSILLNALHIIFGAVGLKIYEANPDTKRLYDDLLSNYNRLIRPVKNNTETLTVKLGLKLSQLIEMNLKNQVMTTNVWVEQEWIDYKLRWDPEEYGGVEMLYVPSENIWLPDIVLYNNADGNYEVTLMTKATLKYTGEVSWKPPAIYKSSCEINVEYFPFDEQSCIMKFGSWTYNGAQVDLKHMKQESGSNLVAIGIDLSDFYLSVEWDILEVPASRNEEYYPCCTEPYSDITFNITMRRKTLFYTVNLIIPCVGITFLTVLVFYLPSDSGEKVSLCSSILLSLTVFFLLLAEIIPPTSLAIPLLGKYLLFTMILVTLSIWITVCVLNVHFRSPSTHNMSPWVRRVFLNWMPRLLMMRRTPYSTPEYDDTYMDSGYTNEIDFSFPDSVSDYPLELKGSPDGFESVTSQYKNIREDDARHIPHASVTDSENTMPRHLSPDVISALKGVRFIAQHIKNADKDNEVIEDWKFVAMILDRLFLWVFTLACTGGTLGIIFQAPSLYDTREPVDQQLSGIAFRNSMYPNANTISIPMQDV; encoded by the exons ATGCGAATATTGACGTTTAGTATTCTTCTTAATGCCCTTCACATTATATTCG GTGCTGTTGGGTTAAAAATTTACGAGGCAAACCCTGACACAAAAAGACTTTATGATGACTTGTTGTCGAATTATAATAGACTTATACGCCCTGTGAAGAACAACACCGAAACCTTAACAGTAAAGCTTGGTTTAAAGCTCTCGCAGCTAATTGagatg aatttaaaaaatcaggTGATGACCACCAACGTCTGGGTGGAACAG GAATGGATCGACTATAAACTACGATGGGATCCAGAAGAATACGGTGGCGTAGAAATGCTATACGTGCCTTCTGAAAATATTTGGCTACCAGATATTGTCCTATACAATAA TGCCGATGGCAATTACGAAGTAACGCTTATGACAAAGGCTACATTAAAGTATACCGGTGAAGTATCTTGGAAACCGCCTGCGATTTACAAATCATCCTGTGAGATTAACGTCGAATATTTCCCATTTGACGAACAATCGTGTATTATGAAATTCGGCTCATGGACGTACAATGGCGCTCAg GTGGATCTGAAACATATGAAACAAGAAAGTGGTAGCAATTTGGTTGCAATAGGAATAGATTTAAGCGACTTCTACTTATCAGTTGAATGGGACATTTTAGAAGTACCAGCATCCAGAAACGAAGAATATTATCCATGTTGCACAGAACCTTATTCTG atattacatttaatattaCGATGCGAAGAAAGACATTATTCTACACAGTCAACTTAATAATTCCTTGCGTGGGTATTACGTTCCTTACGGTACTTGTCTTTTATCTACCAAGTGATTCAGGTGAAAAA GTATCGTTGTGTTCTTCCATTCTCCTCTCGTTGACGGTGTTCTTTTTACTATTAGCCGAAATTATTCCACCAACGTCACTAGCTATACCACTTTTAGGAAAATATTTGCTATTTACCATGATTTTAGTCACTTTGTCGATATGGATTACCGTATGCGTTTTAAATGTTCATTTTCG GTCTCCATCTACGCACAACATGTCACCCTGGGTTAGACGAGTATTTTTAAATTGGATGCCGCGACTTTTAATGATGCGTCGGACACCGTATTCAACTCCAGAATATGATGATACGTACATGGATAGTGGATATACTAATGAAATAGATTTTAG TTTTCCTGATAGTGTTAGTGATTACCCACTGGAATTGAAAGGAAGTCCAGATGGATTCGAAAGTGTCACCTCGCAGTATAAAAATATACGAGAAGACGATGCCCGGCATATACCGCATGCATcag TCACTGATAGTGAAAATACGATGCCACGACACTTGTCTCCCGATGTCATATCAGCTTTAAAGGGTGTGCGTTTTATTGCTCAACATATAAAAAATGCAGATAAGGATAATGAA GTTATAGAAGATTGGAAATTCGTAGCTATGATTTTAGATAGACTTTTTCTTTGGGTTTTTACATTGGCATGTACTGGTGGAACACTTGGCATAATATTTCAAGCACCAAGTTTATATGATACAAGAGAACCTGTGGACCAACAACTTTCTGGAATAGCGTTTCGCAATTCTATGTATCCAAATGCAAATACAATCTCTATCCCTATGCAAGACGTATAA